A single genomic interval of Candidatus Neomarinimicrobiota bacterium harbors:
- a CDS encoding XRE family transcriptional regulator encodes MNSQSNKHARLGRRLRDIRTHLGETQTAFAERFGLKRHDIANYERGRADLPSRLVGSLDKLGFNISWLLTGTGGMLRGGIPTPNSSDLVLVSRYDVRVGAGHGTFVIGEDVVGSVAFKRDWIKERGLNSNNLALVDVVGDSMEKVLREDDVVLIDLSQAEIVSGKAYVIRIGDELLVKYLQYLPGGLIQVFSENSAVYPPFTVAKKDLGTEIFVIGRVVASAHMW; translated from the coding sequence ATGAACTCCCAGTCCAATAAACATGCCCGCCTGGGCCGCCGACTGCGCGACATCCGAACCCACCTGGGCGAAACCCAGACCGCCTTCGCCGAACGCTTCGGCCTCAAACGCCATGACATCGCCAACTACGAGCGCGGTCGCGCCGACCTCCCCTCACGACTCGTGGGCAGCCTGGATAAACTCGGCTTCAACATCAGCTGGCTACTCACCGGCACCGGCGGCATGCTCCGCGGAGGGATTCCCACACCCAACTCCTCAGATCTGGTGCTGGTGAGCCGCTACGACGTCCGCGTTGGCGCGGGACACGGTACCTTCGTGATCGGCGAAGACGTGGTCGGCTCCGTGGCCTTCAAAAGAGATTGGATCAAAGAACGCGGACTGAACTCCAACAACCTGGCCCTGGTGGATGTAGTGGGCGATTCCATGGAAAAAGTCCTGCGCGAGGACGATGTCGTGCTCATCGACCTCAGCCAGGCTGAGATCGTCAGCGGCAAGGCCTACGTCATCCGCATCGGCGACGAACTGCTGGTCAAGTACCTCCAGTACCTGCCCGGCGGCCTCATCCAGGTCTTCAGCGAAAACAGCGCCGTCTATCCCCCCTTCACCGTCGCCAAAAAGGACCTGGGAACCGAAATCTTCGTCATCGGCCGGGTCGTGGCCTCGGCCCACATGTGGTAG